From a single Lolium rigidum isolate FL_2022 chromosome 7, APGP_CSIRO_Lrig_0.1, whole genome shotgun sequence genomic region:
- the LOC124672883 gene encoding acidic leucine-rich nuclear phosphoprotein 32-related protein-like has translation MAAGSVFHVAILATVLLVPFLGPPAVEAQLGQVKKYCASQFAIASQACAILPPTSPEHHHHDDDDDDEDDEDEDEDEDDDDKDDDDKGDDDKGDDDDDDKGGGGGGGGGGLSVAVSHRNGTAVRAGGRRSRGGRRRRRHRRHRRRRRHRVRGDDEDEDEDDDDQDDDKDDDDKDDDDDDKDDDDEEDDDDDDDDDDDDDDEHDDEHRAYRDCCRWLKEVEPGCVCDTLLRLPMFLVKPQHKYTVRVGHSCKITYRCGGGRAF, from the exons ATGGCGGCTGGCTCGGTGTTTCACGTGGCGATCCTCGCCACCGTCCTCCTGGTCCCCTTCCTCGGCccgccggcggtggaggcgcaGCTGGGGCAGGTGAAGAAGTACTGCGCCAGCCAGTTCGCCATCGCCAGCCAGGCCTGCGCCATCCTCCCGCCCACCAGCCCGGAGCATCACCaccatgacgacgacgacgatgatgaggatgacgaagatgaggatgaagatgaagacgacgatgacaAGGACGACGATGACAAGGGCGACGATGACaagggcgacgatgatgacgacgacaaggggggcggcggcggaggaggaggcggcggt CTTTCCGTGGCCGTCTCCCATCGCAACGGAaccgccgtccgcgccggcggCAGACGCTCCCGGGGCGGCCGTCGCAGGCGCCGTCACCGCCgtcaccgccgtcgccgccgccaccgcgtgcgcggggacgacgaggacgaggacgaggacgacgacgaccagGACGACGACAAGGATGACGATGacaaggacgacgacgacgacgacaaggacgacgatgatgaggaggatgacgacgacgacgacgatgatgatgacgacgacgacgacgagcacgACGACGAGCACCGCGCGTACAGGGACTGCTGCCGTTGGCTGAAGGAGGTGGAGCCCGGGTGCGTGTGCGATACGCTGCTCCGCCTGCCCATGTTCCTCGTCAAGCCGCAGCACAAGTACACCGTCAGGGTCGGCCATTCCTGCAAGATCACCTAcaggtgcggcggcggccgcgcctTCTAG
- the LOC124674543 gene encoding CRS2-associated factor 1, chloroplastic, producing the protein MATNTLPSCSLLAPAQHPALRLRSSLRLRLCLSLSHHNQPAADTKRRRAPVPAHPAFSRSHRAKKIPVPDTGEPAAGVRVTDRGLAYRLEGAPFEFQYSYTEAPRARPVALREAPFLPFGPEATPRPWTGRKPLPKSRKELPEFDSFVLPPHGKKGVKPVQSPGPFLAGMEPRYQAASREEVLGEPLTREEVAELVKGNLKATRQLNMGRDGLTHNMLENIHAHWKRKRVCKIRCKGVCTVDMDNVCQQLEERVGGKVIYRQGGVIFLFRGRNYNYRTRPVFPLMLWKPAAAVYPPLVKRVPDGLTPEESTQMHKRGRQLTPICKLGKNGVYTHLVKEVREAFEACDLVRIDCSGLNKSDCRKIGAKLKDLVPCILVSFEFEHILMWRGNVWKSSLPPPDENSFEVGSDQHPFTSEESLNKKGTASGTDLTSIEAVNNAGYVYNSNLNPELVNDVMLNSPCIVPGSSNPKDVAGIENSADTPFELSTSDSVIPSLKSALHGQSVISDDSENGDPDDRSPFGCKKSVQCPNEQEAPVRPLGSSDEIGELETTKRNTEGLNGQDSAKTDSTSLSYMEGVLLLLKEATGSGRAHVLDENESVDADVIYQKSVAFAKKAPRGPVFKNTQRKSGIRKNEPNKSGRVNKHPVEKQVPNNVEKKDDVNRGLIKQRNDLAQEFLSDVVPQGTLRVDELAKLLA; encoded by the exons ATGGCGACCAACACCCTCCCATCTTGCTCCCTCCTTGCCCCAGCCCAGCACCCTGCCCTACGGCTCCGGAGctccctccgcctccgcctctgccTTTCCCTCTCCCACCACAACCAGCCCGCCGCCGACACCAAGCGCCGCCGAGCTCCGGTGCCCGCGCACCCGGCCTTCTCCCGCAGCCACCGCGCAAAGAAGATCCCCGTCCCCGACACCGGCGAGCCCGCCGCCGGCGTGCGCGTCACCGACCGCGGCCTCGCCTACCGCCTCGAGGGGGCGCCGTTCGAGTTCCAGTACAGCTACACGGAGGCCCCGCGAGCCCGCCCGGTCGCGCTCCGCGAGGCCCCGTTCCTGCCGTTCGGTCCCGAGGCCACGCCGCGCCCCTGGACCGGGAGGAAGCCTCTCCCCAAGAGCCGCAAGGAGCTGCCTGAGTTCGACTCCTTCGTGCTGCCGCCGCATGGCAAGAAAGGGGTCAAGCCCGTGCAGTCGCCGGGGCCGTTCCTCGCCGGGATGGAGCCACGGTACCAAGCGGCATCCCGGGAGGAGGTCCTCGGGGAACCGCTCACCAGGGAGGAGGTCGCTGAGCTCGTCAAGGGTAACCTCAAGGCCACGCGGCAGCTAAATATGG GTAGGGATGGTTTAACACACAACATGTTGGAGAACATCCATGCACATTGGAAGAGGAAAAGAGTTTGCAAGATAAGATGCAAAGGTGTATGTACAGTTGACATGGATAATGTCTGCCAACAGCTTGAG GAAAGAGTTGGAGGAAAAGTAATTTACCGTCAGGGGGGTGTGATATTTCTTTTTCGTGGTAGAAACTACAATTACAGGACTCGCCCAGTTTTCCCACTTATGCTCTGGAAACCTGCTGCGGCAGTGTACCCTCCCCTGGTCAAAAGGGTGCCAGATGGCCTAACTCCGGAGGAGTCAACACAAATGCACAAGAGAGGACGTCAATTAACACCAATTTGCAAACTTG GAAAAAATGGTGTTTATACTCACCTTGTGAAGGAAGTTAGagaagcatttgaagcatgtgatcTTGTCCGGATTGATTGCTCAGGTCTCAACAAAAGTGATTGCAGAAAAATTGGAGCTAAACTAAAG GATCTAGTTCCATGTATCTTAGTGTCTTTTGAGTTTGAACATATACTGATGTGGAGAGGAAATGTTTGGAAATCATCTCTTCCTCCGCCTGACGAAAATAGTTTTGAAGTTGGAAGTGATCAACATCCATTCACTAGTGAAGAAAGTTTGAATAAGAAAGGAACAGCTTCAGGAACTGATCTGACTTCGATTGAGGCAGTGAATAATGCAGGATATGTGTACAACAGCAACTTGAACCCTGAACTTGTCAATGATGTCATGCTGAATTCGCCATGTATAGTCCCTGGATCGTCTAATCCTAAGGATGTAGCTGGAATCGAGAACTCAGCTGACACTCCATTTGAACTTTCTACTTCAGATTCAGTAATTCCATCTCTTAAGTCGGCACTTCATGGCCAAAGTGTCATATCAGACGACAGTGAAAATGGAGATCCAGATGACAGATCTCCTTTTGGGTGCAAAAAATCTGTACAATGTCCAAATGAGCAGGAAGCTCCCGTTCGTCCATTGGGCAGCAGTGATGAGATTGGCGAATTGGAGACTACCAAGAGAAATACTGAAGGTTTGAATGGCCAGGATAGTGCAAAGACTGATTCAACGTCATTATCCTATATGGAGGGAGTGTTACTTCTCTTAAAGGAGGCCACTGGAAGTGGCAGGGCACATGTTCTGGACGAAAATGAGTCTGTTGATGCTGATGTGATTTATCAAAAGTCTGTTGCCTTTGCCAAGAAAGCGCCACGAGGTCCGGTTTTCAAGAATACACAAAGGAAGTCTGGTATCCGGAAAAACGAGCCAAATAAGAGCGGAAGAGTAAACAAACATCCTGTAGAAAAGCAAGTACCTAACAATGTTGAAAAGAAAGATGATGTCAacagaggattgataaagcagaGAAATGATCTTGCACAAGAGTTCCTGTCGGATGTGGTTCCACAAGGTACATTGAGAGTGGATGAACTTGCGAAGTTACTTGCTTAG
- the LOC124676574 gene encoding TVP38/TMEM64 family membrane protein slr0305 gives MAFSWPSAIRLAVGAILLCAVGVAVFTLPVEKILKHFLIWIKENLGAWGPLVLALAYIPLTVLAVPASILTLGGGYLFGLPVGFVADSIGATIGATAAFLLGRTIGRPYVLSKCKDYPKFQAVAIAIQRSGFKIVLLLRLVPLLPFNMLNYLLSVTPVGIVEYMLASWLGMMPITLALVYVGTTLKDLSDVTHGWSEISTTRWVFIVSGFVMSVLLIICVTKVAKSSLDKALAENGEVDIGTSQLPVVASPSDLHQPLVIKIDSSNEDHEK, from the exons ATGGCGTTCTCCTGGCCATCCGCCATCCGCCTCGCCGTCGGGGCCATCCTGCTCTGCGCCGTCGGGGTCGCCGTATTCACGCTCCCCGTTGAGAAG ATTTTGAAGCATTTTCTTATTTGGATCAAGGAGAACTTGGGTGCATGGGGTCCTTTGGTACT GGCCCTTGCTTATATTCCTTTGACGGTCTTAGCTGTTCCAGCCTCAATACTTACA CTTGGAGGTGGTTATCTGTTTGGCCTACCTGTTGGGTTTGTTGCTGATTCTATTGGAGCAACAATTGGTGCAACTGCTGCATTtttgcttggtagaacg ATTGGAAGGCCTTATGTTCTCTCCAAGTGCAAAGATTACCCCAAGTTTCAAGCTGTAGCTATTGCCATCCAAAGATCTGGCTTCAAG ATTGTGTTGCTACTAAGGCTTGTACCTCTACTTCCGTTTAACATGTTGAACTACCTGTTGTCTGTCACTCCTGTTGGCATTGTAGAATACATGCTGGCTTCTTGGCTGGGAATGATG CCAATCACTCTCGCTTTGGTATACGTGGGAACAACACTGAAGGATCTATCAGATGTGACACATGGGTGGAGTGAGATCTCAACTACCAGATGG GTTTTCATAGTTTCTGGCTTTGTAATGTCCG TTCTCTTGATTATATGCGTCACAAAAGTTGCAAAATCTTCTTTGGACAAGGCGCTGGCAGAGAATGGAGAGGTCGATATAGGAACTTCGCAGCTTCCTGTGGTGGCCTCTCCCTCAGATCTGCACCAACCCCTTGTGATCAAGATTGACTCCTCGAATGAAGATCACGAGAAGTAA